One genomic window of Actinoplanes lobatus includes the following:
- a CDS encoding extracellular solute-binding protein has product MKRRGFLGMGVGVLGAAGLAACGDGSEPPPTAPAEVPKELLDAATALKGSTMGVLSQKLYSTAANEALDASIRKFAEATGTTIENSLVQADAGDVVAKIDAEVKGGVARDLAFMTDSRFIAQFHALGDLEDVTEVVTALTAKYGEPCAEAKNFCVFDGRWYAIPYHFIGIGSFLRKDWMQEKGITPKDVYTWEELRDVCLAISDPGKRRFGWGMTINRSGDANGMIEALINSYGGAIASNDGRKVTFDSPETVRAVTFLGDIYTNPKFKPMLPPGVESWTDTSNNENWLAGVLGYTRNSFSVYADSKTKKNPVYGNTHVFSDCIGPATDSSLLLGQSQGFVVFKGAKNGALARLLAQYLITAPALVGVAKEAPGLAMPAWEEVWDADPFFGGGDPAFPMLRTMSQQPLPLKTKNGLTFPQKASAGQQAVVAAYVMTDMMQQVAQGAAPAQAVKDAHAKMVQIFSQQGLPQ; this is encoded by the coding sequence ATGAAGAGACGCGGCTTTCTGGGAATGGGCGTAGGGGTGCTCGGCGCGGCCGGCCTGGCCGCCTGCGGCGACGGCTCGGAGCCGCCGCCCACCGCCCCGGCGGAGGTGCCGAAGGAACTGCTCGACGCCGCCACGGCGCTGAAAGGCTCCACGATGGGCGTGCTGTCGCAGAAGCTGTACTCGACGGCCGCCAACGAGGCACTGGACGCCTCGATCAGGAAATTCGCCGAAGCCACCGGAACGACGATCGAGAACAGCCTGGTCCAGGCCGACGCGGGCGACGTGGTCGCCAAGATCGACGCCGAGGTCAAGGGCGGCGTGGCCCGCGACCTGGCGTTCATGACCGACTCACGGTTCATCGCCCAGTTCCACGCGCTGGGCGACCTGGAGGACGTGACCGAGGTCGTCACGGCGCTGACCGCAAAGTACGGCGAACCCTGCGCCGAGGCCAAGAACTTCTGCGTCTTCGACGGCAGGTGGTACGCGATCCCGTACCACTTCATCGGCATCGGATCGTTCCTGCGCAAGGACTGGATGCAGGAGAAGGGGATCACCCCGAAGGACGTCTACACCTGGGAGGAACTGCGCGACGTCTGCCTGGCGATCTCCGACCCGGGCAAACGCCGGTTCGGCTGGGGCATGACGATCAACCGCTCCGGGGACGCCAACGGCATGATCGAGGCGCTGATCAACTCCTACGGCGGGGCGATCGCCTCCAACGACGGCCGCAAGGTCACCTTCGACTCGCCGGAGACGGTGCGGGCGGTCACCTTCCTCGGCGACATCTACACCAATCCCAAGTTCAAGCCGATGCTGCCACCCGGCGTGGAGAGCTGGACCGACACCAGCAACAACGAGAACTGGCTCGCCGGCGTCCTCGGCTACACCCGCAACAGCTTCAGCGTCTACGCCGACTCCAAGACCAAGAAGAATCCGGTGTACGGCAACACGCACGTCTTCTCCGACTGCATCGGCCCGGCCACCGACTCCTCGCTGCTGCTCGGGCAGTCCCAGGGCTTCGTGGTGTTCAAGGGCGCCAAGAACGGCGCCCTCGCCCGGCTCCTCGCCCAGTACCTGATCACCGCGCCCGCCCTGGTCGGCGTGGCGAAGGAGGCCCCCGGCCTGGCGATGCCCGCCTGGGAGGAGGTCTGGGACGCCGACCCGTTCTTCGGCGGCGGTGACCCGGCGTTCCCGATGCTGCGCACCATGTCCCAGCAGCCCCTGCCGCTGAAGACCAAGAACGGCCTGACCTTCCCGCAGAAGGCCAGCGCCGGACAGCAGGCCGTCGTCGCCGCCTACGTCATGACCGACATGATGCAGCAGGTCGCGCAGGGCGCGGCGCCCGCGCAGGCGGTCAAGGACGCCCACGCCAAGATGGTGCAGATCTTCTCCCAGCAGGGGCTGCCGCAGTGA
- a CDS encoding ABC transporter permease, whose protein sequence is MRSLRTAPAPVVKATSPPGPGSLTPVQRRLGRDWRLAALFLTPTAVLVGVLVLVPIAQSFITSTTERHGPDSVFVGLDNYLSLAGDQQFRTGVVNSFVFTAYAEIFKVLLGLAAALLLHRLRRGRALLTGLLLVPWVVPTVVTAFSWRSLLDPIFGSVNTLLTSSGIGPLLATLHLVDSWPAGWLSDPALAMPSVILVNVWKGVPFFTVCFLAGLKAIPAEHYEAATIDGATAWQRFRHVTLPGLRHVITVTVTLSSIWTFNNFDLIWLLTQGGPGDVTAPYVLVAYSKAILQLQYGAGAAVTLVMLPIIAGLVFVLVRLLRQDSGNRPPRWTGPARTAVGWAVTAAVTGLLFWASPEIFWKATVILGTALLIAVAVARIVSVLGARGGRRASAVVSRVGTAIALAGLLAFVLGPVYWIAVTAFKSENQVVMRDNDLWPTPWTLEQFGALFTNQPFGRWYLNTLMVSAASTTVALLCAALGGYALARLRFRGAQGFTVTVLLTYVMPGALLFIPLYQLLIETRLTDSLWSLVLTYPTFTLPFATWLLTGYFASIPVDLEEAALVDGSTRVQAFRRVVLPLAKPGLLAVALFTLTNAWNEFLFAFVFITKDEYKTLPVGMQSMIAGDVVPQGQLAAASLLVSIPVVVMYAFGQRFLTEGLTAGAVKG, encoded by the coding sequence GTGAGGTCGCTGCGCACAGCGCCGGCCCCGGTGGTGAAGGCGACATCGCCACCGGGGCCCGGCTCCCTCACGCCCGTCCAGCGGCGGCTGGGCCGCGACTGGCGGCTCGCGGCCCTGTTCCTGACGCCGACCGCCGTACTGGTCGGTGTGCTCGTGCTCGTGCCGATCGCCCAGTCGTTCATCACCAGCACCACCGAACGGCACGGCCCGGACAGCGTGTTCGTCGGCCTGGACAACTACCTCTCACTCGCCGGTGACCAGCAATTCCGTACCGGTGTGGTGAACTCGTTCGTCTTCACCGCGTACGCCGAGATCTTCAAGGTCCTGCTCGGTCTTGCCGCGGCCCTGCTCCTGCACCGCCTGCGCCGCGGCCGGGCCCTGCTGACCGGCCTGCTCCTGGTGCCGTGGGTGGTGCCGACGGTGGTCACCGCGTTCAGCTGGCGCTCCCTGCTCGACCCGATCTTCGGCAGCGTCAACACGCTGCTCACCAGCTCGGGAATCGGCCCGCTGCTGGCGACCCTGCACCTGGTCGACAGCTGGCCGGCCGGCTGGCTGTCCGACCCGGCGCTGGCCATGCCCTCGGTGATCCTGGTCAACGTGTGGAAGGGGGTGCCGTTCTTCACCGTCTGCTTCCTGGCCGGCCTGAAAGCCATCCCCGCCGAGCACTACGAGGCCGCCACCATCGACGGCGCCACAGCCTGGCAGCGGTTCCGGCACGTCACCCTGCCCGGGCTACGCCACGTGATCACCGTAACGGTCACCCTGTCGTCGATCTGGACGTTCAACAACTTCGACCTGATCTGGCTGCTGACCCAGGGTGGTCCGGGCGACGTCACCGCCCCGTACGTGCTGGTCGCCTACTCGAAGGCGATCCTGCAACTGCAGTACGGGGCCGGCGCCGCCGTCACGCTGGTCATGCTGCCGATCATCGCCGGACTGGTGTTCGTCCTGGTCCGGCTACTGCGCCAGGACTCCGGCAACCGGCCACCACGATGGACCGGGCCGGCCCGTACCGCGGTCGGCTGGGCCGTCACCGCGGCCGTCACCGGCCTGCTGTTCTGGGCCTCGCCGGAGATCTTCTGGAAGGCCACGGTCATCCTCGGAACGGCCCTGCTGATCGCGGTCGCCGTCGCCCGGATCGTCTCGGTGCTGGGCGCCCGGGGCGGGCGCCGAGCCTCCGCCGTGGTGTCCCGGGTGGGTACCGCGATCGCGCTGGCCGGACTGCTGGCCTTCGTCCTGGGCCCGGTCTACTGGATCGCGGTCACCGCGTTCAAGTCCGAGAACCAGGTCGTCATGCGCGACAACGACCTGTGGCCCACGCCGTGGACCCTGGAACAGTTCGGCGCCCTCTTCACCAACCAGCCGTTCGGCCGCTGGTACCTCAACACCCTGATGGTGTCGGCGGCGTCCACCACGGTGGCCCTGCTCTGCGCCGCCCTCGGCGGATACGCGCTGGCCCGGCTACGGTTCCGCGGCGCACAGGGCTTCACCGTCACGGTCCTGCTCACCTACGTGATGCCCGGCGCGCTGCTGTTCATCCCGCTCTATCAACTGCTCATCGAGACACGGCTCACCGACTCGCTGTGGTCGCTGGTGCTCACCTACCCGACGTTCACGCTGCCGTTCGCCACCTGGCTGCTGACCGGCTACTTCGCGTCGATCCCGGTCGACCTGGAGGAGGCGGCCCTGGTCGACGGCAGCACCCGGGTCCAGGCGTTCCGCCGGGTGGTGCTGCCCCTGGCCAAACCGGGCCTGCTGGCGGTCGCACTGTTCACCCTCACCAACGCCTGGAACGAGTTCCTCTTCGCCTTCGTGTTCATCACCAAGGACGAGTACAAGACGCTGCCCGTCGGCATGCAGTCGATGATCGCCGGCGACGTCGTGCCACAGGGCCAGCTCGCCGCCGCGTCGCTGCTGGTCAGCATCCCCGTCGTGGTCATGTATGCGTTCGGGCAGCGATTCCTCACCGAAGGGCTCACCGCGGGCGCGGTCAAGGGATGA
- a CDS encoding class I SAM-dependent methyltransferase, whose translation MGNQPVRDAYSAMSEQYIALIKGGQADVDDTALVRDHLAGLDGRVLDLGCGPGHWSAYLHSCGADVIGIDLVPEFIHHARTNFPGPEFRLGSMTGLDLPDHSVAGILSWYSTIHLPPPELDGVLTEFRRMLAPSGKLVIGFFDSADVVAAFDHKVHRAYRWPVDEFSARLEKAGFTELQRSRKQLPDRPDRMYAAIAAT comes from the coding sequence GTGGGAAACCAGCCGGTCCGTGACGCCTACTCCGCCATGTCTGAGCAGTACATCGCCTTGATCAAGGGTGGGCAGGCCGACGTGGACGACACGGCCCTCGTCCGGGACCACCTCGCCGGCCTGGACGGCAGGGTGCTCGACCTCGGCTGCGGCCCCGGGCACTGGAGCGCCTACCTGCATTCGTGCGGCGCCGACGTGATCGGTATCGACCTGGTCCCCGAGTTCATCCACCACGCGCGGACGAACTTTCCCGGGCCGGAGTTCCGGCTCGGATCGATGACCGGCCTGGACCTTCCCGACCACTCGGTGGCCGGGATCCTCTCCTGGTATTCGACCATCCACCTACCGCCACCGGAACTGGACGGTGTACTCACCGAGTTCCGCCGGATGTTGGCCCCTTCCGGGAAGCTGGTGATCGGCTTCTTCGACAGCGCCGACGTGGTGGCCGCGTTCGACCACAAGGTTCATCGGGCATACCGCTGGCCCGTGGACGAGTTCTCCGCACGCCTGGAAAAGGCCGGTTTCACCGAACTTCAGCGCTCAAGGAAACAGTTGCCGGACCGCCCGGACCGCATGTATGCGGCCATCGCCGCGACATAG
- a CDS encoding IlvD/Edd family dehydratase produces MHPRRSAQWYAGDDRNSYIHRAWMRRGLPADAFDGRPHIAIANTASDLTPCNAHLDEVARSVADGVHRAGGIPLNLPVVSIGETQVRPTAMLWRNMAAMAIEEMLRANPIDGVVLLGGCDKTIPALLMGAASVDLPAVVMPGGPMLTGTFRGVPLGCGTDVWKLSEEVRAGTLTNAEFQRSESSMIRSRGHCNTMGTASTMGLIAEVLGMTLPGVAGTPAPDSRLLEAAHATGVLAVELVDADRRPSEVMTRGSFLNAIVALAALGGSTNAVVHLLAIAGRLGVDLSQDDFDRTGADVPLLVDLLPAGRFLMDDLYRAGGLHAVLAEIRDLLDPAAITVTGRPLADHLGDARVYDREVIRPRAEPLRPHAGIAVLYGNLAPDGAVVKPAAASPHLLRHRGPAVVFDSVEDLHARLDDPDLDVTADSVLVLRGCGPKGYPGMPEVSNMPLPAKLLEQGVRDMVRVCDGRMSGTAYGTVVLHVAPEAAAGGPLAKVRTGDMIVLDVANRRLDADVPAGEWAAREPSPEAAKAYAAPSRGWERLYVDTVGQADTGADCDFLRGSSGDRVSRESH; encoded by the coding sequence ATGCATCCGCGACGCAGTGCACAGTGGTACGCCGGAGACGATCGCAACAGCTACATCCACCGTGCCTGGATGCGGCGCGGTCTGCCGGCCGACGCCTTCGACGGGCGCCCGCACATCGCCATCGCCAACACCGCCTCCGACCTGACCCCGTGCAACGCCCACCTCGACGAGGTCGCCCGCAGCGTCGCCGACGGCGTCCACCGGGCCGGCGGCATCCCGCTGAACCTGCCCGTCGTGTCGATCGGCGAGACCCAGGTCCGGCCCACCGCGATGCTGTGGCGCAACATGGCCGCGATGGCCATCGAGGAGATGCTGCGCGCCAACCCGATCGACGGCGTCGTCCTGCTCGGCGGCTGCGACAAGACCATCCCCGCGCTGCTGATGGGCGCCGCCTCGGTCGACCTGCCGGCCGTGGTGATGCCCGGCGGCCCGATGCTGACCGGCACCTTCCGTGGCGTGCCGCTCGGCTGCGGCACCGACGTGTGGAAACTGTCCGAGGAGGTCCGGGCCGGGACTCTCACCAACGCCGAGTTCCAGCGCTCCGAGTCGTCGATGATCCGCAGCCGGGGCCACTGCAACACGATGGGCACCGCCTCCACCATGGGCCTGATCGCCGAGGTGCTGGGCATGACCCTGCCCGGAGTCGCCGGCACCCCGGCCCCGGACAGCCGCCTGCTGGAGGCCGCCCACGCGACCGGTGTGCTCGCCGTCGAACTGGTCGACGCGGACCGCCGCCCCAGCGAGGTGATGACCCGCGGCTCGTTCCTCAACGCGATCGTCGCGCTCGCCGCCCTCGGCGGCTCCACCAACGCCGTCGTGCACCTGCTCGCCATCGCCGGCCGGCTCGGCGTCGACCTTTCCCAGGACGACTTCGATCGTACGGGCGCCGACGTGCCGCTGCTGGTCGACCTGCTGCCGGCCGGCCGGTTCCTGATGGACGACCTGTATCGGGCCGGCGGCCTGCACGCCGTCCTCGCCGAGATCCGTGACCTGCTGGACCCGGCCGCGATCACGGTCACCGGCCGACCGCTGGCCGACCACCTCGGCGACGCCCGCGTCTACGACCGGGAGGTGATCCGCCCGCGCGCCGAACCGCTGCGGCCGCACGCCGGGATCGCGGTCCTCTACGGCAACCTGGCGCCGGACGGGGCGGTCGTCAAACCGGCCGCCGCGTCCCCGCACCTGCTGCGGCACCGGGGGCCGGCCGTGGTCTTCGACTCCGTCGAGGACCTGCACGCCCGGCTCGACGACCCGGATCTGGACGTCACCGCCGACTCGGTGCTGGTGCTGCGCGGCTGCGGGCCCAAGGGCTATCCCGGCATGCCGGAGGTGTCCAACATGCCGCTGCCGGCGAAACTTCTCGAACAGGGGGTACGCGACATGGTGCGCGTCTGCGACGGCCGCATGTCGGGTACGGCGTACGGAACCGTGGTTCTGCATGTCGCCCCCGAGGCCGCGGCCGGCGGGCCGCTCGCCAAGGTCCGCACCGGCGACATGATCGTCCTCGACGTCGCGAACCGGCGCCTCGACGCCGACGTCCCCGCCGGCGAGTGGGCCGCCCGTGAGCCGTCGCCGGAGGCGGCGAAGGCCTACGCCGCGCCGTCGCGCGGCTGGGAGCGCCTCTACGTCGACACCGTCGGCCAGGCCGACACCGGCGCCGACTGCGACTTCCTGCGCGGCTCCAGCGGCGACCGCGTCTCCCGCGAATCCCACTGA
- a CDS encoding SMP-30/gluconolactonase/LRE family protein: MNEMTRRHTARPATGTGWFLGEGPVWDAARQRLLWVDIMAGDVYEGRLGADDRVEAVRSWSFEQSVGAVAVAGNGDLLVAERETLTRVHADGGRTHLARVLPPGSPSRLNDGAVDPSGRFLVGSLGGDREVLVRFEDGGCTTIDDDLTLSNGLAWSPSGDRFYSVDTLTRTVHVRDYPAGERSVLFTVGDGYPDGLCVDAGGNLWLAVWGGGRVECRSPAGELLAVVEVDAPHTSSVAFAGPGLNVLVITTATQHLTAADLAAHPLSGRLFTARVGVTGLLTPYWNPGL; the protein is encoded by the coding sequence ATGAATGAGATGACCAGACGGCACACCGCCCGCCCGGCCACCGGCACCGGCTGGTTCCTCGGGGAGGGGCCGGTGTGGGACGCCGCCCGGCAGCGCCTGTTGTGGGTCGACATCATGGCCGGCGACGTGTACGAGGGCCGGCTCGGCGCCGACGACCGTGTGGAAGCGGTCCGTAGCTGGTCGTTCGAGCAGAGCGTGGGTGCTGTCGCGGTCGCTGGGAACGGCGACCTGCTGGTGGCCGAGCGGGAGACGCTCACCCGGGTGCATGCCGACGGCGGGCGTACGCATCTGGCGCGGGTGTTGCCGCCGGGGTCGCCGAGCCGGCTCAACGACGGCGCGGTCGACCCGTCCGGCCGGTTCCTGGTCGGCAGTCTCGGCGGTGACCGGGAGGTGCTGGTCCGTTTCGAGGACGGCGGGTGCACGACCATCGACGACGATCTGACCCTCTCCAACGGGCTGGCCTGGAGCCCGTCCGGTGACCGGTTCTACAGCGTGGACACGCTCACCCGCACCGTCCATGTGCGCGACTACCCGGCGGGGGAGCGGTCCGTGTTGTTCACCGTCGGCGACGGGTACCCGGACGGCCTGTGTGTGGACGCCGGCGGCAACCTGTGGCTGGCCGTCTGGGGCGGGGGCCGCGTCGAGTGCCGGTCGCCGGCCGGTGAGCTGCTCGCGGTGGTCGAGGTGGACGCCCCGCACACCTCCAGCGTCGCGTTCGCCGGGCCGGGACTGAACGTCCTGGTGATCACCACGGCCACGCAGCACCTCACCGCCGCCGATCTGGCGGCCCATCCGCTGTCCGGCCGGCTGTTCACCGCCCGCGTCGGTGTCACGGGACTGCTCACGCCGTACTGGAATCCGGGTCTTTGA
- a CDS encoding fumarylacetoacetate hydrolase family protein, which yields MRVGAGSRWTVCQDGEWAELGGTLADLLAGPLDRARATIEAALPAALPGPAPHGPFLPPIDRQEIWAAGVTYLRSRDGRREESGHGPLYDHVYDSDRPEIFFKSSPWRVVGDRDPVGIRADSGWDVPEAEVGLVLNAAGDVFGYTLGNDMSSRSIEGLNPLYLPQAKIYDRSCAIGPAIVPSWAAGPGPFEIGLRVLRDGREAYAATASTAGMARSFADLAGWLFRALSFPAGVVLLTGTGVVPDADFTARPGDTIEIRCPELGMLTNGVVAVGCAPADADDG from the coding sequence GTGCGTGTTGGCGCCGGGTCACGCTGGACAGTGTGCCAGGACGGCGAGTGGGCCGAACTCGGCGGCACACTCGCCGACCTGCTCGCCGGGCCGCTCGACCGGGCCCGGGCCACGATCGAGGCCGCCCTTCCCGCTGCCCTTCCCGGCCCCGCTCCGCACGGTCCCTTCCTCCCCCCGATCGACCGGCAGGAGATCTGGGCGGCCGGGGTCACCTACCTGCGCAGCCGCGACGGGCGCCGGGAGGAGTCCGGGCACGGCCCGCTCTACGACCACGTCTACGACAGCGACCGGCCGGAGATCTTCTTCAAATCCAGCCCCTGGCGCGTGGTCGGCGACCGCGACCCGGTCGGGATCCGCGCCGACTCCGGCTGGGACGTGCCCGAGGCCGAGGTGGGCCTGGTGCTCAACGCGGCCGGCGACGTGTTCGGCTACACCCTCGGCAACGACATGAGCAGCCGGTCGATCGAGGGCCTGAACCCGCTCTACCTGCCACAGGCCAAGATCTACGACCGGTCCTGCGCGATCGGGCCGGCGATCGTGCCGAGCTGGGCGGCCGGTCCCGGCCCGTTCGAGATCGGCCTGCGAGTGCTGCGCGACGGCCGGGAGGCGTACGCCGCGACGGCCTCCACCGCAGGCATGGCCCGCAGCTTCGCCGACCTCGCCGGCTGGCTGTTCCGGGCGCTGAGCTTCCCGGCCGGCGTGGTGCTGCTGACCGGCACCGGCGTGGTGCCCGACGCCGACTTCACCGCCCGCCCCGGCGACACGATCGAGATCCGGTGCCCGGAACTCGGGATGCTGACCAACGGGGTCGTCGCGGTGGGGTGCGCGCCGGCGGACGCTGACGACGGCTGA
- a CDS encoding fructosamine kinase family protein codes for MSIPSTAILAQRLSRAGIRDVVTVEPVSGGLAALAGIAVRDNAPSVFVKAFAEARDSDGDAFVAEAEGLAALRELGQLATPEVMLANPELLVLSLLQPRPRDEAFWERFAHALAHLHTSTVHPRFGWHRDNWLGRRRQVNTWAGDGFAFFAEHRLLRWLTEPRVEAALDPADRAAMERLCDRLPELLPDRPACLTHGDLWAQNVLATADGRAAVIDPAVSYMWAEVDLAHLWTTVPPPESRRFFDVYAEATGLDDGWRARMPIIQLRQHLAVLAQFDDDWGAAETIRATLTPFRAGT; via the coding sequence GTGTCGATCCCCTCGACAGCCATTCTGGCGCAGCGGCTGTCGCGGGCGGGGATCCGCGACGTCGTCACCGTCGAGCCGGTGAGCGGTGGACTTGCCGCGCTCGCCGGCATAGCCGTCCGCGACAATGCGCCGTCGGTCTTCGTCAAAGCCTTCGCCGAAGCGCGCGACAGCGACGGTGACGCCTTCGTCGCGGAGGCCGAAGGACTGGCGGCCCTGCGGGAGCTCGGACAGCTGGCGACACCCGAGGTGATGCTGGCGAACCCGGAGTTGCTCGTGCTGTCGCTTCTCCAGCCGAGACCACGCGACGAAGCCTTCTGGGAGCGGTTCGCGCACGCGCTCGCCCACCTGCACACGAGCACCGTCCATCCCCGCTTCGGATGGCACCGCGACAACTGGTTGGGTCGCCGCCGGCAGGTCAACACGTGGGCCGGCGACGGCTTCGCCTTCTTCGCCGAACACCGGTTGCTCCGCTGGCTCACCGAGCCTCGCGTCGAGGCCGCGCTCGACCCCGCCGACCGGGCCGCGATGGAACGGCTGTGTGATCGACTGCCGGAGCTGTTGCCGGACCGGCCGGCCTGTCTGACCCATGGCGACCTGTGGGCCCAGAACGTGCTGGCCACGGCCGACGGGCGAGCGGCGGTGATCGACCCGGCAGTGTCGTACATGTGGGCCGAGGTGGACCTGGCCCATCTCTGGACCACCGTGCCGCCGCCGGAATCGCGCCGCTTCTTCGACGTCTATGCCGAGGCGACCGGTCTCGACGACGGCTGGCGGGCCCGCATGCCGATCATCCAGCTGCGACAGCACCTGGCGGTCCTGGCCCAGTTCGACGACGACTGGGGCGCCGCCGAGACGATCCGTGCCACGTTGACGCCGTTCCGGGCCGGGACCTGA
- a CDS encoding serine hydrolase has translation MSSSLSRRSALGIGAAAAVVGAGVSGPAEAAPSGPRGIRRVYEREKAKAGGLWHTHIAAVDAAGVLRPVVEDDADHVTNGYSVQKLAVATAVMDKIDRGLLSLGTKLDLPADIILGGSGIYHLHRVWGDEITVANFLTAMLLVSDNTAVRMCGRVVPALEINEILAAKGFVHTRVQPVANPNRFFLGTTTPREMHDLLWRLATKTLLKPESCDFLLSVTRWLNGYHDGVRRVMSSRERERVATKYGADFNSLGESRHEAGIMFGVDGSPLLTYAMFAEGLGDPENYGATHPAVEAHAKIGRTLMDSLPAAPAVTARSAAPRTLPKPFHPVNGG, from the coding sequence ATGTCATCCAGCTTGTCGCGCCGTTCGGCACTCGGGATCGGCGCCGCCGCGGCGGTCGTCGGCGCGGGCGTGAGCGGGCCCGCCGAGGCCGCGCCGTCCGGGCCGCGTGGCATCCGGAGGGTGTACGAGCGGGAGAAGGCCAAGGCCGGCGGCCTCTGGCATACCCACATCGCCGCGGTGGACGCGGCCGGCGTGCTGCGGCCCGTCGTGGAGGACGACGCCGACCACGTCACCAACGGGTACAGCGTGCAGAAGCTGGCGGTCGCCACCGCTGTCATGGACAAGATCGACCGGGGTCTGCTGAGTCTGGGCACCAAGCTCGACCTGCCGGCCGACATCATTCTGGGCGGCTCCGGCATCTACCACCTGCACCGGGTGTGGGGTGATGAGATCACGGTGGCGAACTTCCTCACCGCGATGCTGCTGGTGTCCGACAACACGGCCGTACGGATGTGTGGTCGTGTCGTTCCTGCCCTGGAGATCAACGAGATTCTGGCGGCCAAGGGGTTCGTGCACACCCGGGTCCAGCCGGTCGCCAATCCGAACCGGTTCTTCCTGGGTACGACGACGCCGCGGGAGATGCACGACCTGCTGTGGCGGCTGGCCACCAAGACGCTGCTCAAGCCGGAGTCCTGTGACTTCCTGCTCAGCGTCACCCGGTGGCTCAACGGCTACCACGACGGTGTCCGGCGGGTGATGTCGTCGCGGGAGCGCGAGCGCGTCGCCACCAAGTACGGCGCCGACTTCAACAGCCTCGGCGAGTCCCGGCACGAGGCCGGCATCATGTTCGGCGTCGACGGTTCGCCGCTGCTGACGTACGCGATGTTCGCTGAAGGGCTGGGCGATCCGGAGAACTACGGCGCCACCCATCCGGCGGTGGAGGCGCACGCCAAGATCGGCCGCACGCTGATGGACAGTCTGCCGGCGGCTCCGGCGGTCACGGCCCGCTCGGCGGCGCCCCGCACCCTGCCCAAGCCGTTCCACCCGGTCAACGGCGGCTGA
- a CDS encoding IclR family transcriptional regulator: protein MARVVPAVIRALDILELFLDRPELSAREVIERLDLPRTTVHELLVTLVERAYLIVVPGQPVRYRLGMPLFQLGSAFAGRLDLVREAQGVARDVAAACDEAVHVAVLDGADVIYLVKVDSTHPVRMVSAVGRRLPANCTAVGKILLAGLDRAGLDGVLAKGPLAGMTPASITDPDRLRARLDQVRADGVAADIGESDIAMRCVAAPVRDHSGAIVAAMSVSAPIIRWTPQAPEKWTGLVREGAATLSARMGYRDISR from the coding sequence GTGGCCCGTGTGGTACCGGCGGTCATCCGCGCGCTCGACATCCTCGAACTGTTCCTGGACCGGCCGGAGTTGTCGGCCCGCGAGGTGATCGAGCGGCTCGACCTGCCCCGGACCACCGTCCACGAGCTGCTGGTCACGCTGGTGGAGCGGGCGTACCTGATCGTCGTCCCGGGCCAGCCGGTGCGGTACCGGCTCGGCATGCCGTTGTTCCAGCTCGGTTCGGCGTTCGCGGGGCGGCTCGATCTGGTCCGCGAGGCGCAGGGTGTCGCGCGGGATGTGGCGGCCGCCTGTGACGAGGCGGTCCATGTGGCCGTGCTGGACGGCGCCGATGTCATCTATCTCGTCAAGGTGGACAGCACGCACCCGGTCCGGATGGTGTCCGCGGTGGGGCGCCGGCTGCCCGCCAACTGCACGGCGGTCGGCAAGATCCTGCTGGCCGGCCTCGACCGGGCGGGGCTGGACGGCGTCCTGGCGAAGGGTCCCCTGGCGGGCATGACACCGGCCAGCATCACCGACCCGGACCGGCTGCGGGCGCGTCTCGATCAGGTCCGCGCTGACGGCGTCGCGGCCGACATCGGGGAGTCCGACATCGCCATGCGCTGTGTCGCCGCGCCGGTCCGGGACCATTCCGGCGCGATCGTCGCCGCGATGAGCGTGTCGGCGCCGATCATCCGCTGGACCCCGCAGGCGCCGGAGAAGTGGACCGGGCTGGTGCGCGAGGGTGCGGCCACGCTGTCGGCGCGCATGGGGTACCGCGACATATCGCGGTAA
- a CDS encoding GNAT family N-acetyltransferase — MSRSLRTERLRLDAFTADDAVELHALFADPDTHTIGSGPFTAFEQTERWIDNRIAAQRDHGLCWYAVRCFETGLLIGNCGMLKGRTGCEEPELGYMIQASYRGRGYATEAAAAVLQQCHAVGVRRVWASIRPHNLASRHIVTRLGMHLDRTDNDDQGELLFYAIDLHFR, encoded by the coding sequence ATGTCGCGGTCACTGCGCACCGAACGTCTGAGGCTGGACGCCTTCACCGCCGATGATGCCGTCGAGTTGCACGCACTCTTCGCCGACCCGGACACGCATACCATCGGATCTGGACCCTTCACCGCCTTCGAGCAGACCGAACGCTGGATCGACAATCGCATCGCAGCGCAACGCGACCATGGCCTGTGTTGGTATGCGGTTCGATGCTTCGAGACCGGACTGCTGATCGGCAATTGCGGGATGCTCAAAGGCCGAACCGGTTGCGAGGAACCGGAACTCGGCTACATGATCCAGGCCTCGTACCGAGGCCGCGGCTATGCCACCGAAGCAGCCGCGGCGGTGCTACAGCAGTGTCACGCTGTTGGCGTACGTCGGGTGTGGGCCAGCATCCGCCCTCACAACCTCGCATCGCGCCACATCGTCACGCGACTGGGCATGCACCTGGACCGCACGGACAACGACGACCAGGGCGAACTGCTCTTCTACGCCATTGACCTGCACTTCCGTTGA